From the genome of Mycetocola spongiae, one region includes:
- a CDS encoding ABC transporter ATP-binding protein, with protein sequence MSEPLLQIRDLEISFRTQSGPVKAVRGVSFDLNAGDTLAIVGESGSGKSTTATSIINLLPGNGEVTGGSIKFDGKELTTMSRKDMETLRGREIGFVPQDPMSNLNPVWSIGFQVEEAVRANGIATGRKAVKARAIEVLKEAGLADADRRMKQYPHQFSGGMRQRVLIGMGLSANPKLLIADEPTSALDVTVQRVILDHLETLTRDLGTALIFITHDLGLAAERAKNLVVMYKGKIVESGPSIDILQNPQHPYTKRLVAAAPSLASRRIQSAEAELHSLDYEAATGTIDFDLVAQAAERAEAKKAAPTKPNAIEIDNVTKVFKIRQGSGRTVDFTAVDKVSFAVEKGTTTAIVGESGSGKSTVARMLLRLDDVTEGSIRVDGEDISELNTEGLQRLRRRMQPVFQDPYGSLNPLQSIGSIIAEPLRVHRVGSRAEQRTRVSELLDQVSLPQAVASRYPNELSGGQRQRVAIARALALKPEIIVLDEAVSALDVLVQAQVLQLLAELQSELDLTYLFITHDLAVVRVIADNVCVMEKGRIVEAASTDEVFGNPKMEYTRSLLDAIPGAGIALGL encoded by the coding sequence ATGAGCGAGCCTCTTCTGCAGATCCGCGATCTTGAGATCAGCTTCCGCACCCAGAGCGGCCCGGTAAAGGCCGTTCGCGGTGTGAGCTTCGACCTCAACGCGGGCGATACCCTCGCCATCGTGGGTGAGTCCGGTTCGGGCAAGTCCACGACCGCCACGTCGATCATCAACCTGTTGCCCGGCAACGGTGAGGTGACCGGCGGATCGATTAAATTCGACGGCAAGGAGCTCACCACGATGTCCCGCAAGGACATGGAGACGCTCCGCGGACGCGAGATCGGTTTTGTCCCGCAGGACCCGATGTCCAACCTCAACCCCGTCTGGAGCATCGGCTTCCAGGTGGAGGAGGCCGTGCGTGCCAACGGCATCGCCACCGGTCGCAAGGCCGTGAAGGCCCGCGCGATCGAGGTGCTGAAGGAGGCCGGCCTCGCCGATGCCGACCGCCGCATGAAGCAGTACCCCCACCAGTTCTCGGGCGGTATGCGTCAGCGTGTGCTGATCGGTATGGGCCTCTCGGCCAACCCGAAGCTCCTGATCGCCGATGAGCCCACGTCCGCGCTGGACGTGACCGTGCAGCGCGTGATCCTGGACCACCTGGAGACGCTCACGCGCGACCTGGGCACCGCCCTGATCTTCATCACCCACGACCTCGGCCTGGCCGCGGAGCGGGCGAAGAACCTCGTGGTGATGTACAAGGGCAAGATTGTCGAATCGGGCCCGTCCATCGACATCCTGCAAAACCCGCAGCACCCGTATACCAAGCGCCTGGTGGCGGCCGCACCGAGCCTGGCCTCGCGCCGGATTCAGTCGGCCGAGGCCGAGCTGCACAGCCTGGACTACGAGGCAGCGACCGGCACGATCGACTTCGACCTGGTGGCCCAGGCCGCCGAGCGCGCCGAGGCCAAGAAGGCCGCCCCGACCAAGCCCAATGCCATCGAGATCGATAACGTCACCAAGGTGTTTAAGATCCGGCAGGGAAGCGGTCGCACGGTGGACTTCACCGCGGTAGATAAGGTCAGCTTCGCCGTGGAAAAGGGCACCACCACCGCGATTGTGGGCGAGTCCGGTTCGGGCAAGTCCACCGTGGCGCGGATGCTGCTGCGCCTGGACGATGTCACCGAGGGGTCGATTCGCGTGGACGGCGAGGATATTTCCGAGCTGAATACCGAGGGCCTGCAGCGGTTGCGTCGCCGGATGCAGCCGGTCTTCCAGGACCCCTATGGCTCGCTGAACCCCCTGCAGTCCATCGGTAGCATCATCGCCGAGCCGCTGCGTGTGCACCGCGTGGGAAGCCGCGCCGAACAGCGCACCCGCGTCTCCGAGCTGCTGGACCAGGTCTCGCTTCCGCAGGCCGTGGCCAGCCGCTATCCGAACGAGCTCTCGGGTGGACAGCGTCAGCGCGTGGCCATCGCGCGTGCACTCGCGCTGAAGCCCGAGATCATCGTGCTGGATGAGGCCGTATCGGCACTGGACGTGCTGGTGCAGGCTCAGGTCCTGCAACTCCTCGCGGAGCTGCAGTCCGAGCTGGACCTGACGTATCTGTTTATTACCCACGACCTCGCGGTTGTCCGGGTGATCGCCGATAACGTCTGCGTCATGGAGAAGGGTCGCATCGTCGAGGCGGCGAGTACCGATGAGGTATTTGGCAATCCGAAGATGGAGTACACCCGCTCGCTGCTGGACGCCATCCCCGGCGCCGGCATCGCCCTGGGCCTGTAA
- a CDS encoding PH domain-containing protein codes for MLPWKRNRPENEAVMRTGAGVFAFWTFVVLAVLLVGEAALRGRFDVVADVAPWVALVLWGLWVLAYRPLISYDDSGVRVVNIFRTVTMPWSRVREITDRLQISFVLHDGRTIRCWGGPMKARPPRKSRFTRSSGIPDTPPPTPLEQLERVWEPGRFSKDPAPVTQTWDLVPIISGAVILLWVAFTLLLK; via the coding sequence GTGTTGCCCTGGAAACGAAACCGTCCCGAGAACGAGGCCGTCATGCGCACCGGCGCGGGGGTCTTTGCATTCTGGACCTTTGTGGTGCTTGCGGTGCTGCTGGTGGGGGAGGCCGCGCTGCGTGGCCGCTTTGATGTGGTCGCCGATGTGGCCCCCTGGGTCGCGCTGGTGCTGTGGGGCCTGTGGGTTCTGGCCTATCGCCCGCTGATCTCCTATGACGATTCCGGCGTGCGCGTGGTAAATATTTTTCGCACCGTGACCATGCCGTGGTCGCGGGTACGGGAGATCACCGACCGCTTGCAGATCTCCTTTGTGCTGCACGATGGCCGCACGATCCGCTGCTGGGGTGGCCCGATGAAGGCCCGCCCGCCGCGCAAGAGCCGCTTCACGCGCTCCTCGGGAATCCCCGATACCCCGCCGCCCACGCCGCTGGAGCAGCTCGAACGGGTCTGGGAGCCGGGTCGCTTTAGCAAGGATCCCGCGCCGGTCACCCAAACCTGGGACCTCGTGCCGATCATCTCCGGTGCCGTGATCCTGCTCTGGGTCGCGTTTACGCTGCTGCTGAAATAA